Proteins found in one Oryza glaberrima chromosome 4, OglaRS2, whole genome shotgun sequence genomic segment:
- the LOC127771397 gene encoding uncharacterized protein LOC127771397 isoform X1, which produces MAEAAGGQPEFVEVRCAGCGETLEVEPGLTEFACPDCGTHQALPPELMPPPPPRPRRALPIPGRGPPPAAVVHAPVPVPVQVPAPARMPCGGCCALLSVPAGLVRFACPVCAAELVVDGGRLRLYFASPAAPTVSVVAPPPAGVTLTASSLRHRPEQSQIERHHPIRSEQIPAQCSIRSVPREETFSSFRNDSPAAVQHTLARKEPVNHSIHRGESCNETLDKTTARSSSRKARLQAGVESIYIEKLQPERPIQESTPQAQACPPSNSVRGDHAQGQQPLVDISSREQRAKNVSSTMEREKAEPLNQASELKKAQAGKTIGCPKRKRSSKNAGENKRKNKGFPSSPNEGLYLRRSKRLTKQPEQPINDDPVQQPAASPNQYNSDPPDIDRLIANLCPSPSPQCQMPQACSSESGNADASVLPASSNREMPQAEQSPHRYNQLCPPEVRGTHQLDKSGEQVQPQSPEQVTHAQQQDAYSYHPVLRKYSRKSSGRGRGRRPRGLIEPRREYDRPVLTPNNIDNWDVNPLCPKVSSTITALLKQKYPGSTYLPVGEHGDVPANEELVYRWKHYPAETRAAILNEFLQRYKWAPGREAECLKIFQRRAVKQFTGLLCEEKRRVRAELAAVQKAKKASGSRSSNSHAESEEEDATEEPKDNQTEKVNEDEDPLLWKPFPPAWMHPNWWERLCEYWAKEEVLQMSLKYRKNRFVGGRAHHTSGSRSFAMQRQLMVIENGGKPVSELEIFNKTHKFNGGTGEFVSEKAKRIVEGFKKRMEEAGDKPADPDAAWIQQVGGRNRGRYYGLTGTIDKAKIAEIAKSIPGKRGQQKFSQEEVQQMINHALQGLNQSWEEKFKSLEQSVRGAPLLGVDHETQEIDLVTLQHAPGSSAAGGDVQQDQSKHQDESDKQHVERRQSARHHDDDDDDDDEDYEVEEEEVVSTSD; this is translated from the exons atggcggaggcggcggggggccAGCCGGAGTTCGTGGAGGTGCGGTGCGCGGGGTGCGGGGAGACGCTGGAGGTGGAGCCGGGCCTCACCGAGTTCGCCTGCCCGGACTGCGGGACCCACCAGGCGCTCCCGCCCGAGCTcatgcctccgccgccgccgcgcccgcggcggGCTCTGCCCATCCCCGGACGGgggcctcctcccgccgcggtGGTGCACGCTCCCGTGCCGGTCCCCGTGCAGGttcccgcgcccgcgcgcatGCCGTGCGGTGGCTGCTGCGCTCTGCTGAGTGTGCCGGCGGGGCTCGTGCGCTTCGCCTGCCCGGTctgcgccgccgagctcgtcgtcgacggcgggcgCCTCCGCCTCTACTTCGCTTCCCCTGCCGCCCCCACGGTCTCCGTCGTGGCGCCGCCCCCAGCTGGCGTCACGCTCACGGCGTCTTCCCTGCGCCATCGGCCGGAG CAGTCACAAATAGAAAGACACCATCCAATTCGTTCAGAGCAGATACCAGCACAATGCTCCATTCGTTCAGTTCCAAGAGAGGAGACATTCAGTTCTTTCAGAAACGACTCCCCAGCAGCAGTCCAACACACATTGGCACGAAAGGAGCCTGTTAACCATTCAATTCATAGGGGGGAATCATGCAATGAGACACTTGATAAAACCACTGCAAGGTCTAGTTCAAGGAAGGCTAGATTGCAGGCAGGTgttgaatctatatatattgaaaaactACAACCAGAGCGTCCTATTCAGGAAAGCACACCACAGGCACAAGCTTGCCCTCCGAGTAATTCAGTTCGTGGGGACCACGCACAAGGGCAGCAACCTCTTGTTGACATTTCAAGTCGTGAACAGCGGGCAAAAAATGTCTCAAGTACTATGGAGCGGGAAAAAGCAGAGCCCCTCAATCAAGCTAGTGAACTGAAAAAAGCACAAGCTGGTAAGACGATTGGATGCCCGAAGAGAAAAAGGAGCAGCAAGAATGCTGGTGAGAATAAGAGGAAAAATAAGGGCTTTCCGAGTTCTCCAAATGAAGGACTCTATCTTAGGCGTAGCAAGCGCTTGACGAAACAACCAGAACAACCAATAAATGATGATCCAGTCCAGCAGCCAGCTGCTTCTCCAAACCAATATAATTCTGATCCTCCAGACATTGACCGACTCATTGCCAATTTGTGTCCCAGTCCATCACCTCAGTGCCAAATGCCTCAAGCATGCTCAAGTGAGTCAGGCAATGCTGATGCATCTGTTTTACCAGCATCTTCAAATCGTGAGATGCCTCAAGCCGAGCAATCCCCGCACCGCTACAATCAACTGTGCCCTCCAGAGGTCAGGGGTACACACCAGCTTGATAAAAGTGGTGAGCAGGTGCAGCCACAGTCACCAGAGCAGGTTACGCATGCGCAACAG CAGGACGCATATAGCTATCATCCCgtattaagaaaatatagtCGTAAATCATCAGGTAGGGGCAGGGGACGCCGTCCTAGAGGACTGATTGAACCACGCAGGGAATATGACAGGCCTGTCTTGACACCaaataatatcga TAACTGGGATGTCAACCCACTTTGTCCCAAGGTGTCCTCTACCATCACTGCTCTTTTGAAGCAGAAGTACCCTGGATCAACCTATTTGCCGGTTGGTGAGCATGGTGATGTTCCAGCTAATGAGGAATTGGTTTACCGCTGGAAACATTATCCTGCAGAGACGAGGGCTGCTATTTTGAATGAATTTCTT CAAAGGTACAAGTGGGCCCCTGGCCGTGAGGCCGAGTGCCTGAAGATATTTCAGCGCAGAGCAGTAAAACAGTTTACTGGCCTCCTGTGCGAAGAGAAGCGAAGGGTTAGAGCAGAATTGGCTGCAGTAcaaaaagccaaaaaagcttcagGTTCTCGTAGCTCCAATAGTCATGCAGAGTCAGAGGAGGAAGATGCTACAGAAGAGCCAAAGGACAATCAGACAGAAAAGGTAAATGAGGACGAGGACCCTTTACTGTGGAAACCCTTCCCCCCTGCATGGATGCATCCGAATTGGTGGGAGAGATTGTGTGAATATTGGGCCAAAGAAGAAGTCTTGCAGATGTCTCTGAAGTATAGGAAGAATCGGTTTGTTGGAGGTCGTGCTCATCACACATCAGGTTCTCGGAGCTTTGCCATGCAACGGCAGCTTATG GTCATAGAGAATGGTGGGAAGCCAGTGTCAGAACTTGAGATATTCAACAAGACCCATAAGTTTAATGGTGGCACAGGAGAATTTGTCAGTGAGAAAGCGAAACGGATTGTG GAGGGTTTCAAGAAGCGAATGGAGGAGGCTGGTGATAAACCTGCAGATCCCGATGCTGCATGGATACAGCAGGTGGGGGGCCGGAACCGTGGGAGGTACTATGGACTCACTGGCACCATCGACAAGGCCAAAATCGCGGAGATAGCAAAGTCCATCCCTGGTAAAAGGGGTCAGCAGAAGTTCTCGCAGGAGGAGGTCCAACAGATGATCAATCATGCTCTGCAAGGTTTAAATCAATCCTGGGAGGAGAAGTTTAAATCCCTGGAGCAAAGTGTGCGTGGTGCGCCATTGTTAGGTGTTGATCATGAG ACCCAAGAGATTGATCTGGTGACTCTGCAGCATGCCCCTGGGTCTTcggcagctggaggagatgTTCAACAGGACCAGTCAAAACATCAG GACGAATCAGACAAACAGCATGTTGAAAGGCGTCAATCTGCGAGAcaccacgacgacgatgacgacgacgatgacgaagaTTATGaggttgaggaggaggaagtggtGTCTACAAGCGATTGA
- the LOC127771397 gene encoding uncharacterized protein LOC127771397 isoform X5: MAEAAGGQPEFVEVRCAGCGETLEVEPGLTEFACPDCGTHQALPPELMPPPPPRPRRALPIPGRGPPPAAVVHAPVPVPVQVPAPARMPCGGCCALLSVPAGLVRFACPVCAAELVVDGGRLRLYFASPAAPTVSVVAPPPAGVTLTASSLRHRPEQSQIERHHPIRSEQIPAQCSIRSVPREETFSSFRNDSPAAVQHTLARKEPVNHSIHRGESCNETLDKTTARSSSRKARLQAGVESIYIEKLQPERPIQESTPQAQACPPSNSVRGDHAQGQQPLVDISSREQRAKNVSSTMEREKAEPLNQASELKKAQAGKTIGCPKRKRSSKNAGENKRKNKGFPSSPNEGLYLRRSKRLTKQPEQPINDDPVQQPAASPNQYNSDPPDIDRLIANLCPSPSPQCQMPQACSSESGNADASVLPASSNREMPQAEQSPHRYNQLCPPEVRGTHQLDKSGEQVQPQSPEQVTHAQQQDAYSYHPVLRKYSRKSSGRGRGRRPRGLIEPRREYDRPVLTPNNIDNWDVNPLCPKVSSTITALLKQKYPGSTYLPVGEHGDVPANEELVYRWKHYPAETRAAILNEFLQRYKWAPGREAECLKIFQRRAVKQFTGLLCEEKRRVRAELAAVQKAKKASGSRSSNSHAESEEEDATEEPKDNQTEKVNEDEDPLLWKPFPPAWMHPNWWERLCEYWAKEEVLQMSLKYRKNRFVGGRAHHTSGSRSFAMQRQLMVIENGGKPVSELEIFNKTHKFNGGTGEFVSEKAKRIVEGFKKRMEEAGDKPADPDAAWIQQVGGRNRGRYYGLTGTIDKAKIAEIAKSIPGKRGQQKFSQEEVQQMINHALQGLNQSWEEKFKSLEQSVRGAPLLGVDHEVYIKTTSSVSQSCPWVFGSWRRCSTGPVKTSGRIRQTAC, encoded by the exons atggcggaggcggcggggggccAGCCGGAGTTCGTGGAGGTGCGGTGCGCGGGGTGCGGGGAGACGCTGGAGGTGGAGCCGGGCCTCACCGAGTTCGCCTGCCCGGACTGCGGGACCCACCAGGCGCTCCCGCCCGAGCTcatgcctccgccgccgccgcgcccgcggcggGCTCTGCCCATCCCCGGACGGgggcctcctcccgccgcggtGGTGCACGCTCCCGTGCCGGTCCCCGTGCAGGttcccgcgcccgcgcgcatGCCGTGCGGTGGCTGCTGCGCTCTGCTGAGTGTGCCGGCGGGGCTCGTGCGCTTCGCCTGCCCGGTctgcgccgccgagctcgtcgtcgacggcgggcgCCTCCGCCTCTACTTCGCTTCCCCTGCCGCCCCCACGGTCTCCGTCGTGGCGCCGCCCCCAGCTGGCGTCACGCTCACGGCGTCTTCCCTGCGCCATCGGCCGGAG CAGTCACAAATAGAAAGACACCATCCAATTCGTTCAGAGCAGATACCAGCACAATGCTCCATTCGTTCAGTTCCAAGAGAGGAGACATTCAGTTCTTTCAGAAACGACTCCCCAGCAGCAGTCCAACACACATTGGCACGAAAGGAGCCTGTTAACCATTCAATTCATAGGGGGGAATCATGCAATGAGACACTTGATAAAACCACTGCAAGGTCTAGTTCAAGGAAGGCTAGATTGCAGGCAGGTgttgaatctatatatattgaaaaactACAACCAGAGCGTCCTATTCAGGAAAGCACACCACAGGCACAAGCTTGCCCTCCGAGTAATTCAGTTCGTGGGGACCACGCACAAGGGCAGCAACCTCTTGTTGACATTTCAAGTCGTGAACAGCGGGCAAAAAATGTCTCAAGTACTATGGAGCGGGAAAAAGCAGAGCCCCTCAATCAAGCTAGTGAACTGAAAAAAGCACAAGCTGGTAAGACGATTGGATGCCCGAAGAGAAAAAGGAGCAGCAAGAATGCTGGTGAGAATAAGAGGAAAAATAAGGGCTTTCCGAGTTCTCCAAATGAAGGACTCTATCTTAGGCGTAGCAAGCGCTTGACGAAACAACCAGAACAACCAATAAATGATGATCCAGTCCAGCAGCCAGCTGCTTCTCCAAACCAATATAATTCTGATCCTCCAGACATTGACCGACTCATTGCCAATTTGTGTCCCAGTCCATCACCTCAGTGCCAAATGCCTCAAGCATGCTCAAGTGAGTCAGGCAATGCTGATGCATCTGTTTTACCAGCATCTTCAAATCGTGAGATGCCTCAAGCCGAGCAATCCCCGCACCGCTACAATCAACTGTGCCCTCCAGAGGTCAGGGGTACACACCAGCTTGATAAAAGTGGTGAGCAGGTGCAGCCACAGTCACCAGAGCAGGTTACGCATGCGCAACAG CAGGACGCATATAGCTATCATCCCgtattaagaaaatatagtCGTAAATCATCAGGTAGGGGCAGGGGACGCCGTCCTAGAGGACTGATTGAACCACGCAGGGAATATGACAGGCCTGTCTTGACACCaaataatatcga TAACTGGGATGTCAACCCACTTTGTCCCAAGGTGTCCTCTACCATCACTGCTCTTTTGAAGCAGAAGTACCCTGGATCAACCTATTTGCCGGTTGGTGAGCATGGTGATGTTCCAGCTAATGAGGAATTGGTTTACCGCTGGAAACATTATCCTGCAGAGACGAGGGCTGCTATTTTGAATGAATTTCTT CAAAGGTACAAGTGGGCCCCTGGCCGTGAGGCCGAGTGCCTGAAGATATTTCAGCGCAGAGCAGTAAAACAGTTTACTGGCCTCCTGTGCGAAGAGAAGCGAAGGGTTAGAGCAGAATTGGCTGCAGTAcaaaaagccaaaaaagcttcagGTTCTCGTAGCTCCAATAGTCATGCAGAGTCAGAGGAGGAAGATGCTACAGAAGAGCCAAAGGACAATCAGACAGAAAAGGTAAATGAGGACGAGGACCCTTTACTGTGGAAACCCTTCCCCCCTGCATGGATGCATCCGAATTGGTGGGAGAGATTGTGTGAATATTGGGCCAAAGAAGAAGTCTTGCAGATGTCTCTGAAGTATAGGAAGAATCGGTTTGTTGGAGGTCGTGCTCATCACACATCAGGTTCTCGGAGCTTTGCCATGCAACGGCAGCTTATG GTCATAGAGAATGGTGGGAAGCCAGTGTCAGAACTTGAGATATTCAACAAGACCCATAAGTTTAATGGTGGCACAGGAGAATTTGTCAGTGAGAAAGCGAAACGGATTGTG GAGGGTTTCAAGAAGCGAATGGAGGAGGCTGGTGATAAACCTGCAGATCCCGATGCTGCATGGATACAGCAGGTGGGGGGCCGGAACCGTGGGAGGTACTATGGACTCACTGGCACCATCGACAAGGCCAAAATCGCGGAGATAGCAAAGTCCATCCCTGGTAAAAGGGGTCAGCAGAAGTTCTCGCAGGAGGAGGTCCAACAGATGATCAATCATGCTCTGCAAGGTTTAAATCAATCCTGGGAGGAGAAGTTTAAATCCCTGGAGCAAAGTGTGCGTGGTGCGCCATTGTTAGGTGTTGATCATGAGGTATACATaaaaactacttcctccgtttcacaat CATGCCCCTGGGTCTTcggcagctggaggagatgTTCAACAGGACCAGTCAAAACATCAG GACGAATCAGACAAACAGCATGTTGA